CGAACGGGCGCGTGACGATGCCGACGGTCAGCGCGCCGAGCTCCTTGGCCAGGCGCGCGACGACGGGCCCGCCGCCGGTGCCGGTGCCGCCGCCCATGCCGGTGGTCACGAAAACCATGTCCGCGCCCTGAAGGACCTCGCGCAGCTGGCCCTCGCTCTCGAGCGCCGCCGCGCGGCCCTTCGACGAGTCGCCGCCGACGCCGAGGCCGCGCGCCGACTGCTCTCCGAGCTGGATGTTGACGTGCGCCTGGCACTTGCGCAGGACCTGCGCGTCCGAGTTCGCGGCGATGAGCTCGGTGCCCGCCAGGCCGGACTCGACCATGCGGTTGATCGCGTTGCAGCCGGCGCCGCCGACGCCCACCACCTTGATGACGGTGCGCTTCTCGTCGAAATCTTCCGCGAGCTGTATCCTCAGAAAAGCTCCTGGAGCACCGCGGAGATCCTGCGCATCCACAGCGGCTTCTGACGCTTGACCGCGCGGCCGTCGGTCGCCCCCCAGCGGGGCTGCGAGCCGTAGAGCAGGAGGCCGAGGGCGGTGGAGTAGACGGGCGACAGCCACTTCTCTTCCGTCGTATGCACCATGTCGGGATGCGGCACGCCGTGGCGCACGGGCACGCCGAGGATCTGGTGCGCGGCCTCTATCGTGCCGCGCATCAGCGAGCCGCCGCCGGTGAGGATCGCGCCGCCCGGGGCGACGACGTCCGCATAGGAGGAGTTCTGCAGGTCCTCGGCCACGACGGAGAAGATCTCCTCGACGCGCGGCAGGATGATCCCCATCATGGTGCTCGTTTTTATGCGCAGCGGCGTGCGGCCGTCGATGCCGTGGCAGTCGACGTCGGCGTCGCCGTTGAGCAAGGAGGGGTGCGCGATGCCGTGCTCGATCTTGATGCGGTCCGCCGTCGCGATCGAGGTCTTCAGGCCGACGGCGAGGTCGCGCGTGATGAAGTCGGAGCCGATCGGGATCTCCTTCGAGTACTTGATCGCGCCCTCGCAGTACACGCCGATCGAGAGCGACTGGCCGCCGAGGTCGATCAGCACGCTGCCGAGCTCCTTCTCCTCGGGCGTCACGAGCAGCTCGCCCGCGGCGAGCAGGCCGTACACGGGCTCCACGACCTGGAAGCCCGCCTGACCGACGGTCTTCATGATGTTGTTGAGGTGCGCGCTCGAGGCGGTCACGATGTGGACGTCGACCTCGAGGAGCGAGGCCTCCATGCCGACGGGGTGCGGCACGCCGCGCTGGCGGTCGAGGGAGAAGCCCTGAGGCACGACGTGGAGTATCTCCCGGTCGGAGGAAAGAGGGATGGCCTTCGTGCTGCCGACGACGGAGTCCACGTCGGCCGCCGTGATCTCGCGGTCGGTGCGGGCGATGTTGAACGCGCCGCGGTTGTTGAAGGACTGGAGGTGGCTGCCGCGCACGCCGAGCCAGACCTGGGACACGGTGGCGCCGACGGCCGCCTCCGCCT
This portion of the Elusimicrobiota bacterium genome encodes:
- the ftsA gene encoding cell division protein FtsA translates to MKRQTKQELVAGLDVGSGRITCLIGAPDAATGTVKVLGGASVVCRGVKGGVVINILEAAAAATRAVEEAEAAVGATVSQVWLGVRGSHLQSFNNRGAFNIARTDREITAADVDSVVGSTKAIPLSSDREILHVVPQGFSLDRQRGVPHPVGMEASLLEVDVHIVTASSAHLNNIMKTVGQAGFQVVEPVYGLLAAGELLVTPEEKELGSVLIDLGGQSLSIGVYCEGAIKYSKEIPIGSDFITRDLAVGLKTSIATADRIKIEHGIAHPSLLNGDADVDCHGIDGRTPLRIKTSTMMGIILPRVEEIFSVVAEDLQNSSYADVVAPGGAILTGGGSLMRGTIEAAHQILGVPVRHGVPHPDMVHTTEEKWLSPVYSTALGLLLYGSQPRWGATDGRAVKRQKPLWMRRISAVLQELF